In a genomic window of Porphyromonadaceae bacterium W3.11:
- a CDS encoding ATP-binding cassette domain-containing protein, with protein sequence MEPLLELKNISIKREENAILQNASLNIYPGEFVYLIGRVGAGKSTLLKSIYADLPLDSGEGRFSEYDLKKIKRKQIPFLRRELGIIFQDFQLLQDRSVEKNLEFVLKATGWKDKKEIRDRIKEVLDLVGLDHKAYKMPHELSGGEQQRVVISRALLNKPKMILADEPTGNLDPQTSEQIIMLLREIKEMGTTVLMSTHNYSLVKKYPERIVKVENGGLVEMQLRDGL encoded by the coding sequence GTGGAACCACTTTTAGAATTAAAGAACATATCCATAAAGCGTGAGGAAAATGCTATTCTTCAGAACGCTTCATTGAACATATATCCAGGTGAATTTGTCTATTTGATTGGACGTGTGGGAGCTGGCAAATCAACTTTGCTCAAATCCATATACGCAGATCTCCCACTCGATTCAGGAGAGGGTAGATTTAGCGAATATGATTTAAAAAAGATAAAAAGAAAGCAGATCCCATTCCTTAGACGTGAGCTAGGCATCATATTCCAGGACTTTCAGCTGCTTCAAGACAGATCGGTAGAGAAGAATCTCGAATTTGTACTAAAAGCAACAGGCTGGAAAGACAAGAAGGAGATTAGAGATAGGATTAAGGAGGTCCTAGACCTTGTAGGCCTAGATCATAAAGCCTATAAGATGCCACATGAATTATCTGGAGGTGAGCAACAACGCGTAGTCATTTCACGTGCTTTGCTGAATAAACCTAAAATGATTTTGGCCGATGAGCCTACTGGGAATCTGGATCCCCAAACGAGTGAACAAATCATCATGCTCCTTCGTGAGATAAAGGAGATGGGGACTACAGTCCTGATGAGTACTCACAATTATTCTCTTGTCAAAAAATATCCTGAGAGGATTGTAAAGGTAGAGAATGGTGGATTAGTAGAGATGCAACTCCGAGACGGTTTATAA
- a CDS encoding aspartate kinase translates to MTTDLNYSDALVMKFGGTSVGNPERIRNVADLITTKERKIVVLSAMSGVTNSLVEICQLYYSGNKQGALNTIRALQDRYSEAIKGLYETPDNISDAEAFVAQKMDFIREFQKEFFTDFEERQILAQGEIISIEMMRLYLKERGVEAVKLPALDYMITNKYGEPNQELIRQQLLALLRKYPDQRLFLTEGYICRNAYLEIDNLKRGGSDYTASLVGAAIDAKEIQIWTDIDGMHNNDPRVVDKTDPVHILHFDEAAELAYFGAKILHPTCIHPAKMANIPVRLLNSMEPDAEGTLISNRMIEGKIKAVAAKDGITSIRILSRRMLLAHGFFRKVFEVFEQHQTPVDMVTTSEVAVSLTIDNTNRLEEILGELKKFSTVYVDNDMTILSVVGDLNWKNVGFESDIVKALEKIPVRMISYGGSNYNVSMLIRSEDKEESLNLLSQNLFYNNSL, encoded by the coding sequence ATGACAACAGATTTAAATTACTCCGATGCCCTTGTAATGAAATTTGGGGGTACATCGGTGGGAAATCCAGAGCGTATTCGTAATGTAGCCGATTTAATCACGACAAAAGAGCGAAAGATAGTTGTCCTTTCGGCTATGTCTGGAGTTACGAATAGCTTAGTTGAAATTTGTCAGCTCTACTATTCTGGTAACAAGCAAGGGGCTCTTAATACCATTAGAGCCCTTCAGGATAGATATTCAGAAGCTATCAAAGGGCTGTATGAGACACCTGACAATATTTCTGATGCGGAGGCATTTGTAGCTCAGAAGATGGACTTCATTCGTGAGTTTCAGAAAGAATTTTTCACAGACTTTGAAGAGCGTCAGATATTAGCACAGGGTGAAATAATCTCAATAGAGATGATGCGTCTTTACTTGAAAGAAAGGGGTGTAGAGGCTGTGAAGCTTCCAGCTCTGGACTATATGATTACAAATAAGTATGGCGAACCAAATCAGGAACTTATAAGACAGCAATTATTGGCATTACTACGTAAGTATCCTGATCAAAGGCTATTCTTGACCGAAGGATATATCTGCCGTAATGCTTACCTAGAAATAGACAACCTAAAGCGTGGTGGAAGTGATTACACCGCATCTCTCGTAGGTGCTGCAATTGATGCGAAGGAGATCCAGATATGGACCGATATTGATGGCATGCACAATAATGACCCAAGGGTTGTTGATAAAACAGATCCTGTGCATATTCTTCATTTTGATGAAGCAGCAGAATTGGCCTACTTCGGTGCGAAGATATTACACCCAACCTGTATCCATCCCGCAAAGATGGCTAACATTCCAGTACGGTTGCTTAATTCCATGGAGCCTGATGCCGAAGGAACCCTCATCTCCAATCGGATGATAGAGGGTAAAATAAAGGCTGTAGCAGCTAAGGATGGCATCACCTCGATTAGGATTTTGAGTAGACGGATGCTCCTTGCACATGGCTTTTTCCGTAAGGTCTTTGAGGTCTTTGAGCAACATCAGACCCCTGTGGATATGGTCACGACGAGTGAGGTAGCCGTTTCCCTAACGATTGATAATACGAATCGACTAGAAGAGATTCTAGGAGAACTAAAAAAGTTTAGCACCGTCTATGTCGATAACGATATGACCATCCTAAGCGTTGTAGGGGATCTCAACTGGAAAAATGTAGGCTTCGAAAGTGATATTGTGAAGGCGTTGGAAAAGATTCCTGTACGTATGATTTCATACGGGGGCTCTAACTATAATGTATCTATGCTGATAAGAAGTGAAGATAAGGAAGAATCTCTCAACCTCCTCAGCCAAAATCTCTTCTACAACAATTCATTATAG
- the menA gene encoding 1,4-dihydroxy-2-naphthoate octaprenyltransferase, whose amino-acid sequence MKTWIYATRPHTLGASVAPMLIVLGALIADGGLHFGLYLLCFIVALSAQIASNFANDYFDYIGEKDTSKRIGFERLLQSGKVTPKQMMLALIIALVICAAAGITLVAIQNWALIIIGVLVILGAISYSAGPFPLSHQALGDIAVVFFYGLIPILASYYAINGMFLPYLIPLAFGIGIWEANILVTNNYRDYDEDVTSGKRTLIVRMGKASGPILYLINAVLSVICIFLGLFLSGRTVWAIIIGVICLFLFGIGVLSIRRLRPSSLNKLLKYTNIVSLIVGFLILIALIF is encoded by the coding sequence GTGAAGACATGGATTTATGCAACACGGCCCCATACATTGGGTGCGTCCGTGGCACCGATGTTGATAGTATTAGGAGCTCTCATTGCTGATGGAGGGTTGCACTTTGGGCTCTATCTATTGTGCTTCATCGTCGCATTATCGGCACAGATAGCAAGCAACTTTGCAAACGATTACTTTGATTATATCGGGGAGAAGGACACCTCGAAGAGAATAGGCTTTGAACGTCTATTACAAAGTGGTAAGGTGACGCCCAAACAAATGATGCTCGCCCTCATAATAGCATTAGTCATTTGTGCTGCAGCTGGTATCACCCTTGTAGCCATACAGAACTGGGCATTAATAATCATCGGTGTCCTTGTAATCCTGGGGGCGATCTCCTATTCAGCAGGACCTTTCCCCCTATCCCATCAAGCATTGGGCGATATAGCTGTAGTCTTTTTTTATGGGCTAATACCTATCTTAGCTAGTTACTATGCCATCAATGGGATGTTCCTACCCTATCTAATCCCTCTAGCATTCGGGATAGGGATATGGGAAGCCAACATCCTGGTAACTAATAATTATAGGGATTACGATGAAGACGTGACGAGTGGAAAAAGGACCCTTATAGTGAGGATGGGCAAAGCCTCAGGGCCAATTCTTTATTTGATTAACGCAGTACTATCAGTCATTTGCATATTCCTAGGACTATTCCTCTCTGGAAGAACAGTATGGGCTATTATCATAGGAGTGATATGCCTATTCCTCTTCGGTATAGGGGTACTCTCTATTAGACGGCTTCGGCCATCGTCACTGAATAAGTTACTTAAGTACACTAATATAGTATCCTTAATAGTAGGCTTTCTAATACTTATCGCCTTAATTTTTTAG
- a CDS encoding DNA alkylation repair protein — MSHTDKCSAVVELMKEFEATAESSYRLFLAERVKVTTNPDTILGIRMGVIRRFARTLSKLITYEDTLELLYPKAIQWYEYKLLFGLIVQRVLPLVRVGDVLPLFYNLCDGWAVPDLYQSILGDFAIRGGLREVLSSVEANTTSPNPFARRLTVVVQMPLNKLELIPIEDALAQCQSLQWDHEYLVQMGVAWTLSELYINHPEEVERFVNSGEISSEPVLKKYRQKLRDSLRLKN, encoded by the coding sequence ATGTCTCATACTGACAAATGCTCGGCAGTAGTCGAACTCATGAAGGAGTTTGAGGCTACTGCCGAGTCTTCTTATAGACTGTTCCTTGCTGAGCGAGTGAAGGTAACCACTAATCCTGATACAATCCTTGGGATTCGTATGGGGGTGATTAGGCGTTTTGCTCGCACGCTCTCTAAGCTGATAACTTATGAGGATACTCTAGAGTTACTTTATCCTAAGGCTATTCAATGGTATGAATATAAGCTGTTATTTGGGCTGATAGTCCAGAGGGTTCTCCCACTGGTGAGGGTAGGCGATGTTCTCCCTCTATTTTATAATTTGTGCGATGGCTGGGCTGTACCTGATCTCTACCAAAGCATTTTGGGTGACTTTGCTATAAGAGGTGGGCTAAGAGAAGTTCTTTCTTCGGTGGAAGCCAATACGACTTCACCCAACCCTTTTGCACGAAGGCTTACGGTGGTGGTGCAAATGCCTCTCAATAAGCTAGAGTTAATTCCGATAGAAGATGCTTTAGCTCAATGTCAAAGCCTTCAGTGGGATCATGAATATTTGGTACAGATGGGTGTGGCTTGGACTCTCTCTGAGCTCTATATAAATCATCCTGAAGAGGTAGAGAGATTTGTTAATAGTGGGGAGATTTCCTCTGAGCCAGTCCTTAAGAAATATCGACAGAAGTTACGTGATTCCTTACGTCTAAAAAATTAA
- a CDS encoding formate--tetrahydrofolate ligase produces the protein MKSDIEIARESKLLEINQIAEKAGIPLDHVNPYGKYMAKIDADQLKKDDKQGNLILVTAITPTKAGIGKTTVSIGLALGLNKIGKKAYVALREPSLGPVFGMKGGAAGGGYAQVLPMDQINLHFTGDFHAITSANNTIAALVDNYAYQNRNNENGLSRIIWRRVQDVNDRSLRHVITGLGAVTNGIPTETGFDITPASEIMAILCLATDVDDLRRRIDNILLGYKKDGAPFTVKDLGVGGAITILLKDAINPNLVQTTENTPAFIHGGPFANIAHGCNSVMATRMALKYGDYAITEAGFGADLGGEKFFDIKCRQAGLSPKLSVLVATAQALKLHGGVNPKELKSENLDALRNGFCNMDRHVENLRKFGQSVVVSINRFPTDTDAEIELIRQHCEENNLPFAVNTAFSDGGNGATELARVVVETIEKNPSKPLDFLYDDKMSIKEKIEYITSNIYRAKRVDYENKAEKAIKKIEELGYAHFPVCIAKTQYSFSDDASAVGAPTDFSLNVQDVVVNSGAEMIVVIMGNIMRMPGLPKEPSANHMDLIDGVIHGLS, from the coding sequence ATGAAATCAGATATTGAAATTGCTAGAGAGTCAAAGCTTCTCGAGATTAACCAAATTGCTGAAAAAGCTGGTATCCCTCTTGACCATGTTAATCCATATGGAAAATACATGGCAAAGATAGATGCTGATCAACTAAAAAAAGATGATAAGCAAGGAAACCTAATTCTAGTTACTGCCATCACACCTACTAAAGCAGGTATTGGTAAGACCACTGTCTCTATCGGTCTAGCATTAGGGCTGAATAAAATAGGTAAGAAGGCCTATGTTGCTCTACGTGAGCCATCACTTGGCCCTGTCTTTGGTATGAAGGGTGGAGCTGCAGGAGGTGGATATGCCCAAGTATTGCCAATGGACCAGATTAACCTTCACTTTACTGGAGACTTCCACGCTATCACATCGGCTAATAATACTATCGCAGCATTGGTTGATAACTATGCCTACCAAAATAGAAATAATGAAAATGGCTTAAGCCGTATTATCTGGAGACGTGTACAGGATGTTAACGACCGTAGCTTACGTCATGTGATTACTGGCCTAGGTGCTGTAACTAATGGCATACCAACTGAGACGGGCTTTGATATCACACCTGCTTCTGAGATTATGGCTATTTTATGTCTTGCAACTGATGTAGATGACCTTCGCAGAAGAATTGATAATATTCTCCTTGGGTATAAGAAGGATGGTGCTCCATTTACAGTCAAAGATCTTGGTGTAGGTGGTGCTATTACTATTCTACTAAAGGATGCTATTAATCCTAACTTAGTGCAAACTACAGAGAATACACCAGCGTTCATACATGGAGGTCCATTTGCTAATATCGCCCATGGTTGTAACTCTGTGATGGCGACAAGAATGGCTCTGAAGTATGGTGACTATGCAATTACAGAGGCTGGTTTCGGTGCTGACCTTGGTGGTGAGAAGTTCTTTGATATCAAGTGCCGTCAGGCAGGACTTTCTCCTAAGCTATCAGTCCTTGTAGCTACTGCTCAAGCTCTAAAGTTACATGGTGGGGTCAATCCAAAGGAGCTTAAGAGCGAGAACCTTGATGCCCTTCGTAATGGGTTCTGTAACATGGATCGTCATGTTGAGAACCTTCGTAAGTTCGGACAAAGTGTTGTAGTGAGTATCAATAGATTCCCTACTGATACAGATGCAGAGATTGAATTAATCCGTCAGCATTGTGAGGAAAACAACTTACCATTTGCTGTCAATACTGCATTCTCTGATGGTGGTAATGGAGCGACAGAGCTTGCAAGGGTAGTGGTAGAGACCATTGAGAAGAATCCTTCTAAGCCTCTTGATTTCTTGTATGACGATAAGATGTCTATCAAAGAGAAGATAGAGTATATTACCTCTAATATCTATCGTGCTAAGCGCGTTGATTATGAAAACAAGGCAGAAAAAGCCATCAAGAAGATTGAGGAGCTGGGATACGCACACTTCCCAGTATGTATAGCGAAGACTCAGTATTCTTTCTCTGATGATGCTTCAGCTGTAGGTGCTCCAACTGACTTTAGTCTTAATGTACAGGATGTGGTAGTCAATTCTGGTGCTGAAATGATTGTGGTCATCATGGGCAATATCATGCGTATGCCTGGACTTCCTAAGGAGCCTAGTGCTAATCATATGGATCTTATAGATGGTGTCATTCATGGCTTGAGCTAA
- a CDS encoding YigZ family protein, which yields MKKVHSYRTISSPSEGLYTEKRSKFISHALPVSSESEAMVLIDEFRKKYYDARHVCWAYRVGKYEMEERANDDGEPSSTAGKPILGQIHSHELTDVLIIVIRYFGGVKLGTGGLITAYKSAAAEAIHNNTIEERILYTRFKLQFPFDLINPVMMLLKNHDAETIGNDADVNGHIWIVRVSNAIVDEFEAAAEALYQLRLEEIDDEDEG from the coding sequence GTGAAGAAAGTTCATAGCTATCGTACTATCTCATCTCCTTCAGAGGGACTCTACACCGAGAAGCGAAGTAAATTTATCTCTCATGCTTTGCCTGTTTCGTCCGAATCTGAAGCTATGGTATTGATTGATGAGTTTCGCAAAAAGTATTATGATGCAAGGCATGTTTGTTGGGCCTATAGAGTTGGTAAGTATGAAATGGAAGAGCGTGCCAATGATGATGGCGAGCCCAGTAGCACCGCAGGAAAGCCTATTTTAGGGCAGATACACAGTCACGAACTGACGGATGTATTGATTATTGTCATACGTTACTTTGGTGGTGTCAAGTTGGGTACAGGAGGGCTGATTACGGCATACAAGAGTGCCGCGGCAGAGGCTATTCATAATAATACTATAGAAGAGAGAATATTATACACTCGATTCAAACTCCAATTCCCCTTTGATTTAATTAATCCTGTGATGATGCTCTTGAAGAATCATGATGCAGAGACCATCGGTAATGATGCAGATGTCAATGGACATATTTGGATTGTCAGGGTTTCAAACGCTATAGTGGATGAGTTTGAAGCAGCTGCGGAGGCTCTGTATCAACTACGACTGGAAGAGATAGATGATGAGGATGAAGGATAA
- a CDS encoding HAD family phosphatase — MIKNILFDLGGVFIEHTREVCVRRFEELGIHDADQMLDPYLQSGIFLDLERGVHTEESFTAELNRLYDVQLTPDQVRHAIHGFVNKVQDYKFDYLEEGLPEDIRLLLISNTNPFIWKMATEGQLLDNHRSLESYFDICYKSYEMKMCKPEKEIFENIIKDSGIVASETLFIDDGPANTRMARTLGFVTYCPDNGEDWRPVLDKMLNR, encoded by the coding sequence ATGATTAAGAACATATTATTTGACCTTGGAGGGGTTTTTATAGAGCATACTAGAGAGGTATGTGTAAGACGATTTGAGGAACTTGGTATCCATGATGCCGATCAGATGTTAGATCCCTATTTACAAAGCGGGATTTTTTTAGATCTAGAGAGAGGGGTTCATACCGAGGAGAGTTTCACTGCAGAGCTGAATCGCCTCTATGATGTCCAGCTTACACCAGATCAGGTACGCCACGCGATTCATGGGTTTGTAAATAAGGTGCAGGACTATAAGTTTGATTATCTCGAAGAGGGACTACCTGAGGATATTCGGTTGTTGTTGATTAGTAATACAAACCCTTTTATCTGGAAGATGGCGACAGAGGGGCAGTTGCTTGATAATCACCGTTCTTTAGAGAGCTACTTTGATATCTGTTATAAGTCTTATGAAATGAAGATGTGCAAGCCCGAAAAGGAAATCTTCGAGAATATTATCAAGGATTCAGGTATCGTAGCGTCCGAAACACTTTTTATAGACGATGGACCAGCAAATACTCGGATGGCTCGAACATTAGGATTTGTAACTTACTGTCCAGATAATGGCGAAGATTGGCGTCCAGTACTCGATAAGATGTTGAATAGATAA
- a CDS encoding rubrerythrin family protein, with product MGKKSLKGTQTEKNLIMSFANESQAHARYSFFASQAKKDGFVEVQAFFEQTADQEKAHAKRFFKFLEGGMVNVNADFPAGVIGKTLENLEASAKLEWEEMESLYPGFADVAEEEGFPEIAEAYRHIAVAEGQHSKVYTEFAKRIKENKMFTSEEEIVWQCRKCGYIMKGIEPPVVCPACDHPRAHFQRLSDAPIAPISTL from the coding sequence ATGGGAAAAAAGAGTCTAAAAGGAACTCAGACAGAGAAAAACCTAATTATGTCATTTGCAAATGAAAGCCAGGCACACGCCCGTTATAGCTTTTTTGCAAGTCAAGCTAAGAAAGACGGTTTTGTAGAGGTACAGGCTTTCTTTGAGCAGACTGCGGATCAGGAAAAAGCACATGCTAAGCGTTTCTTCAAGTTCTTAGAGGGAGGCATGGTTAATGTCAATGCGGATTTTCCTGCAGGAGTAATTGGTAAGACTTTGGAGAACTTGGAAGCTTCAGCTAAGTTGGAGTGGGAGGAGATGGAGAGTCTATATCCTGGATTTGCTGACGTGGCAGAGGAGGAAGGTTTCCCTGAAATTGCAGAGGCATACCGTCATATCGCTGTTGCAGAAGGTCAACACTCTAAAGTTTATACTGAATTTGCTAAGCGTATCAAGGAAAATAAGATGTTCACTAGCGAAGAGGAGATTGTATGGCAATGCCGTAAATGTGGTTATATAATGAAGGGAATAGAACCACCTGTAGTATGTCCTGCTTGTGATCATCCTCGTGCACATTTCCAAAGACTTAGTGATGCTCCTATTGCTCCTATTTCGACACTATAA
- a CDS encoding cysteine desulfurase encodes MMNIDKIRADFPALGERIYNGIPLVYLDNAATTQRPTQVVERMNEAYYRRNANIHRGVHFLSQKATEAHEEARTYVANFINARESAEVLFVRGTTEGINLIASTFCPAFMKEGDEVIISEMEHHSNIVPWQMAETRMGIKLKVVPIHDNGELDLDAYRAAFSDKTKLVSICFASNVLGTVNPIKDIVKEAHKHDVPVMIDAAQAIAHRQIDVQDLDVDFLAFSAHKAYGPTGVGVLYGKREWLDKLPPYQGGGEMIEHVSFAGTTFNELPFKFEAGTPDFLGSVGLMEGLRYIENIGFDALQAHEKALLEYATEELQKISGLKIYGTAAEKEAVISFLIDGIHPYDLGVLLDRQGIAIRTGHHCAQPLMERYGIDGTARVSFAVYNTKEEVDFLIKALHRAIPMLQ; translated from the coding sequence ATTATGAATATAGATAAGATAAGAGCTGACTTTCCTGCATTAGGGGAGAGGATTTATAATGGTATTCCATTGGTGTATTTAGATAATGCTGCTACGACACAGCGACCTACTCAAGTGGTAGAGCGTATGAATGAAGCTTATTACAGGCGTAATGCTAATATTCATCGTGGAGTCCATTTCCTAAGCCAGAAGGCGACCGAAGCTCACGAGGAGGCTAGGACGTATGTGGCCAATTTTATTAATGCACGTGAGTCGGCAGAGGTATTATTTGTGAGGGGTACAACTGAGGGGATCAATCTCATTGCCTCTACTTTTTGTCCTGCCTTCATGAAGGAGGGCGATGAGGTGATTATTTCGGAGATGGAGCATCACTCTAATATTGTACCTTGGCAAATGGCAGAGACTCGAATGGGGATTAAGCTAAAGGTCGTCCCGATACATGATAATGGTGAGCTGGATCTAGATGCATATAGGGCGGCCTTTTCCGATAAGACTAAGTTAGTCTCCATCTGCTTTGCTTCGAATGTATTAGGTACGGTTAATCCGATAAAGGATATTGTGAAAGAAGCTCATAAGCACGATGTCCCTGTGATGATTGATGCTGCACAAGCTATAGCTCATCGTCAGATTGATGTGCAGGATCTAGATGTTGACTTCTTAGCATTCAGTGCTCATAAAGCTTATGGACCCACAGGGGTAGGTGTTCTGTATGGCAAACGAGAATGGCTGGATAAGCTCCCTCCTTATCAAGGAGGTGGAGAGATGATTGAGCACGTTAGCTTTGCTGGTACTACATTTAATGAACTCCCCTTTAAGTTTGAAGCTGGAACGCCAGACTTTCTCGGTTCTGTAGGTCTTATGGAAGGCTTGCGATATATTGAGAATATTGGTTTTGATGCCTTGCAGGCTCATGAGAAAGCGTTACTAGAGTATGCCACAGAAGAGTTACAGAAGATCTCGGGACTAAAGATATATGGTACGGCTGCTGAAAAGGAGGCGGTCATTAGTTTTCTTATTGATGGTATTCACCCATATGACTTAGGTGTGTTGCTTGATAGACAAGGCATAGCCATTAGAACTGGTCACCATTGTGCACAGCCATTGATGGAGAGATATGGTATTGATGGTACAGCTAGGGTAAGTTTTGCGGTCTATAATACCAAAGAGGAGGTGGATTTTCTTATCAAAGCACTTCATAGAGCTATACCGATGTTACAATAA
- a CDS encoding RsmE family RNA methyltransferase — MAKSKGDKQVELSYFYVPDIKETKMLSESEAQHAIRVLRLQTGTLIHITDGQGRLYTGILDGNNPKSATVTDLHLVREELPYRPYLHVAIAPTKNADRIEWTLEKLVEVGVDKVSFVVTDRTIRSRVNMERMERIMVAAVKQSEKLRTVELDMVKGLDEFLKNDESDDKFIAYCGAEYERKELKDCFTKGRSATYLIGPEGDFTPEEVRDAVSAGYEVVSLGRERLRTETAGLYVGMLHQILND; from the coding sequence ATGGCTAAATCCAAAGGTGATAAACAAGTAGAGCTATCATACTTCTATGTACCAGATATTAAGGAGACTAAGATGTTAAGTGAGTCTGAGGCACAGCATGCAATACGCGTGCTGAGATTGCAGACAGGTACTCTCATTCACATCACTGATGGTCAAGGGCGACTGTACACAGGGATTCTTGACGGAAATAATCCTAAAAGTGCCACCGTTACTGATCTACATTTAGTGCGTGAGGAGCTACCCTACAGACCCTATCTCCATGTGGCTATAGCACCGACTAAAAATGCTGACCGAATAGAGTGGACTTTGGAGAAGTTAGTAGAGGTTGGTGTTGATAAAGTTTCTTTTGTCGTTACAGATCGTACGATCCGAAGCCGAGTTAATATGGAACGGATGGAACGTATTATGGTAGCTGCCGTGAAACAGTCCGAGAAGCTAAGGACTGTAGAGCTTGATATGGTAAAGGGCTTAGACGAATTCCTCAAAAACGATGAGAGTGATGATAAGTTTATAGCCTACTGTGGTGCTGAATATGAACGAAAAGAGCTAAAGGATTGTTTTACTAAAGGACGGAGTGCCACTTATTTGATCGGTCCCGAAGGAGATTTCACTCCAGAGGAGGTGAGGGATGCTGTAAGTGCTGGTTATGAGGTGGTTTCTCTTGGTAGGGAGCGCCTTCGTACAGAGACAGCAGGGCTGTATGTGGGGATGCTTCATCAAATTTTGAATGATTAA
- the nagB gene encoding glucosamine-6-phosphate deaminase, with protein sequence MRLIILQDYNEMSKWAATHVMNRINEFKPTNDKPFILGLPTGSTPLGMYAELIRLNREKKVSFENVVTFNMDEYIGIPKNHEQSYYTFMWDNFFSHIDIKEENTNILDGNASDPMAECQRFEDKIASYGGIHLFIGGVGSDGHIAFNEPGSSLTSRTRVKQLSHETIMDNARFFEDDKTQVPTKAVTVGVGTVMDSDEVMILINGTKKANALKHAIEGGVNHMWTVSALQLHSNAFIACDEDATNELKVSTYRFFKTLGKTDYKLGDVDL encoded by the coding sequence ATGAGATTAATCATTTTACAGGACTACAATGAAATGTCCAAGTGGGCTGCAACCCATGTAATGAACCGTATTAATGAATTTAAGCCAACAAATGATAAGCCTTTTATATTAGGCCTACCTACTGGCTCAACACCACTCGGCATGTATGCGGAATTAATCAGACTTAATCGTGAAAAAAAGGTTTCATTTGAGAATGTGGTGACCTTTAATATGGATGAGTATATCGGTATTCCTAAAAATCATGAGCAGAGTTACTATACATTCATGTGGGATAATTTCTTTAGCCATATTGATATCAAGGAGGAAAATACAAACATCTTAGATGGAAATGCCTCTGATCCGATGGCTGAGTGTCAGCGTTTTGAAGATAAGATAGCAAGTTATGGAGGGATTCACCTCTTTATCGGTGGTGTAGGATCCGATGGCCATATTGCTTTCAATGAGCCAGGATCTTCTCTAACCTCGCGTACTCGTGTGAAGCAACTCTCCCATGAGACAATAATGGATAATGCTAGATTTTTCGAAGACGACAAGACACAAGTCCCCACTAAGGCGGTAACTGTAGGTGTCGGTACTGTTATGGATTCAGATGAAGTGATGATTCTGATTAATGGAACGAAGAAAGCTAATGCTCTAAAACATGCCATTGAAGGTGGTGTTAATCATATGTGGACTGTTTCTGCACTTCAGTTACATTCCAACGCTTTTATCGCTTGCGATGAAGATGCCACCAATGAGTTAAAGGTATCTACTTATCGTTTCTTTAAGACCCTCGGAAAGACTGATTACAAGCTAGGAGATGTAGATCTCTAA